In Clostridium sp. DL-VIII, the following proteins share a genomic window:
- a CDS encoding DUF881 domain-containing protein yields the protein MKNNKGFFFVFIATIILGALISMNFNFQRGQTYNQLNSTEYLNAVEERAALYREVGDLKEDNSEKMNKIRNYEENDTKNDKILEDMKAQIGDYETLMGLTKAEGSGIILTINDGNTNVIEDNSDEIHDKLLHDYDMALVLNELRAAGAEAISVNNHRIVPWSGVICNWAFIGFEDGSMEYAPFNIYAIGDPEKLKAALLEDGSHVKQLIFRKLYVNIEESDKIIMPPTTANSNVKYMARNDEKK from the coding sequence ATGAAAAATAATAAGGGGTTTTTCTTTGTTTTCATTGCAACCATAATATTAGGGGCATTAATATCGATGAACTTTAATTTTCAAAGGGGTCAAACATATAATCAGTTAAATTCCACAGAATATCTAAATGCTGTAGAGGAAAGAGCAGCTTTATATAGAGAGGTAGGAGACCTTAAAGAAGATAATAGTGAAAAGATGAATAAAATAAGGAATTATGAAGAAAATGATACTAAAAATGATAAAATTTTAGAAGATATGAAGGCTCAGATAGGTGATTATGAAACCCTTATGGGATTAACTAAAGCAGAAGGTTCTGGAATTATATTAACTATAAATGATGGAAATACAAATGTAATTGAAGATAATTCAGATGAAATCCATGACAAACTCCTCCATGATTATGATATGGCATTGGTTTTGAATGAATTACGTGCTGCCGGGGCAGAGGCTATTAGCGTTAATAATCATAGAATTGTACCGTGGTCTGGAGTAATATGTAATTGGGCCTTCATAGGCTTTGAGGATGGAAGTATGGAATATGCTCCTTTTAATATTTATGCCATAGGAGATCCAGAAAAGCTAAAGGCAGCACTTTTAGAAGATGGAAGTCACGTAAAGCAGCTTATATTTAGAAAGCTTTATGTTAATATTGAGGAATCTGATAAAATAATAATGCCACCAACAACAGCAAATTCAAATGTTAAGTATATGGCTAGAAATGATGAAAAGAAATAA
- a CDS encoding small basic family protein, with the protein MIAVIGLLIGIILGFVLDVNISDKLSPYMSVAILACLDSVFGAIRGNLSKNFQPDIFISGFFGNALLAAALAYLGDKLGIPIYMAAVIVFGGRIFDNFAIIRRLLLEEFKNRRKNRTKSVTDNKEENDIK; encoded by the coding sequence TTGATTGCAGTAATAGGACTATTAATTGGAATAATATTAGGATTTGTATTAGATGTTAATATATCAGATAAATTATCACCATATATGTCTGTAGCTATACTTGCATGCTTAGATTCAGTATTTGGAGCAATTAGGGGAAATCTTTCTAAAAATTTTCAACCAGATATTTTTATATCGGGATTTTTTGGTAATGCACTGCTTGCAGCAGCTCTTGCTTATTTAGGAGACAAACTAGGAATACCAATATATATGGCAGCAGTAATTGTGTTTGGAGGAAGAATATTTGATAATTTCGCAATTATAAGAAGATTATTATTAGAAGAATTTAAGAATAGAAGAAAGAATAGGACTAAAAGTGTTACTGATAATAAAGAAGAAAATGATATTAAATAA
- the spoVE gene encoding stage V sporulation protein E, giving the protein MKGIRSKRKNKMGEIDYGVFYSVLLLLSIGVIMVYSASSYYAMFVVHDSMYFLKKQLISAIIGVIAMLFTMSFDYHKIKRFTIMAMILTIPLLLAVFLFTGVNGAQRWIPLGPFGSLQPSEVAKYVVVLFLAMSLELKGEGVKTLSTGIVPYLAVAGFYAAIVLAEKNLSIASVIMIVTFIVLFAAGGKLKHLFGIVAPVLVAAALFFTFSSDYRRARMLNFINPWQDPTGDGYQLIQSFYALGAGGITGLGLGQSRQKTLYMPEPHNDFIFSIIGEELGLIGCLCIIALFIILIWRGISVAMKAKDTYGTLLAIGITSVIAVQSLINIAVVTGSMPVTGVPLPFISYGGSALVINMTAIGVLLNISRQREGRE; this is encoded by the coding sequence ATGAAAGGTATTAGGTCCAAAAGAAAAAATAAAATGGGTGAAATAGATTATGGGGTATTTTACTCTGTCCTTTTACTGCTTTCTATCGGGGTAATTATGGTTTATTCTGCAAGCTCGTATTATGCGATGTTTGTAGTTCATGACAGCATGTATTTTCTGAAAAAACAATTGATATCAGCAATAATCGGTGTTATCGCTATGTTATTTACGATGAGTTTTGATTACCATAAGATAAAGAGATTTACAATAATGGCAATGATACTAACTATACCATTGCTTTTAGCCGTGTTTCTCTTTACTGGTGTTAATGGAGCTCAAAGATGGATTCCGCTTGGACCATTTGGAAGCTTACAGCCATCTGAAGTTGCAAAATATGTTGTAGTATTATTTTTAGCTATGAGTTTAGAGCTAAAAGGAGAAGGAGTTAAAACATTATCGACAGGAATAGTTCCTTACTTAGCAGTTGCAGGCTTTTATGCAGCAATTGTACTTGCAGAAAAAAACTTAAGTATTGCATCGGTTATAATGATAGTTACTTTTATTGTTCTTTTCGCAGCAGGAGGAAAGCTTAAGCATTTATTTGGAATTGTAGCTCCAGTCTTAGTGGCTGCTGCACTTTTCTTTACTTTTTCATCAGATTACAGAAGAGCAAGAATGTTAAATTTCATAAATCCATGGCAGGATCCAACAGGAGACGGTTATCAATTAATACAATCTTTTTATGCGTTAGGTGCAGGTGGGATTACTGGCCTTGGTCTTGGCCAATCAAGGCAAAAAACCTTATATATGCCAGAACCACATAATGATTTTATCTTCTCAATAATAGGTGAAGAATTAGGTCTTATAGGGTGTTTGTGTATAATAGCTCTCTTTATAATATTAATTTGGAGAGGGATTAGTGTAGCAATGAAAGCGAAAGATACTTATGGTACACTTCTTGCAATAGGGATAACATCTGTTATAGCTGTTCAGTCGCTTATAAACATAGCAGTTGTAACAGGTTCAATGCCAGTTACAGGAGTTCCACTGCCATTTATTAGTTATGGGGGATCAGCCTTAGTAATAAATATGACGGCAATAGGTGTGCTTCTAAATATATCAAGGCAGCGTGAAGGAAGAGAATAA
- a CDS encoding DUF881 domain-containing protein yields MKISRSQLFVAIVCALLGFLLAYQFKVLSNKNIESNINNYDKNDIISEIEALKKEKEELQTTNSKLSEQLKEMEETASKDGNVGSDIKNQLDNARMHLGVVDVKGPGVVLTITPKTSMFGGTSSDGNRDLGEDELVHIVNLLWYSGAEAISINDIRITPQTGIKTAGNSIAIGSTGRVYPRDKIVIKAIGDKGRLNVGISFPGSLDYLALLNYNNDVKSEDDIFIGKTTQSLKNDFMKSVKE; encoded by the coding sequence ATGAAAATATCTAGATCTCAATTATTTGTAGCAATTGTTTGTGCACTATTAGGTTTTTTATTAGCATATCAATTTAAAGTCTTATCTAACAAGAATATTGAATCTAATATTAATAATTATGATAAAAATGATATAATTTCAGAAATTGAAGCATTAAAGAAAGAGAAAGAAGAATTACAGACTACAAATTCTAAATTATCTGAACAACTTAAGGAGATGGAAGAAACAGCATCTAAAGACGGTAATGTTGGTTCGGATATAAAAAACCAACTAGATAATGCCAGAATGCACTTAGGGGTTGTTGATGTAAAAGGGCCAGGTGTAGTACTTACTATAACACCTAAAACGTCAATGTTTGGAGGCACTTCTAGTGATGGAAACCGAGATTTGGGTGAAGATGAGCTTGTTCACATAGTGAATTTACTTTGGTATTCTGGTGCAGAGGCAATATCTATAAATGATATTAGGATAACTCCCCAGACAGGGATCAAAACAGCAGGAAATAGTATTGCAATAGGTTCGACTGGAAGAGTGTATCCAAGAGATAAGATTGTAATCAAAGCAATTGGAGATAAAGGAAGACTCAATGTAGGAATATCTTTTCCAGGTTCTTTAGATTATCTAGCTCTTCTTAATTACAATAATGATGTAAAATCAGAAGATGACATATTTATAGGAAAGACAACACAATCATTGAAAAATGACTTTATGAAGTCAGTTAAAGAATAG
- a CDS encoding YlmH/Sll1252 family protein, giving the protein MKERIIKYFTDDERDEALNLYERYLLSQNKNITVFGRSFYTPNVWKWFENNLSTRDFKVESDGLFEDAERRMVSFNNTYESPFPMKLIKIQNTSKFTSLTHRDFLGGILSLGIERSKIGDLLVDKDACYIPVHEDIEEFILYNINRISKVVCKAEVIDSLELIPKHSFEEEIILVSSLRIDGVVSKITRLSRAKAQAMIEQGQVLIDYIKIKDKSYELKGEERITIRGFGKFILGNSIGNSKSGRIKIIIKKYT; this is encoded by the coding sequence ATGAAGGAAAGAATAATCAAATATTTTACAGATGATGAAAGAGATGAAGCATTAAATTTATATGAAAGATATCTATTATCCCAAAATAAGAATATTACTGTATTTGGAAGAAGCTTTTATACTCCAAATGTATGGAAGTGGTTTGAAAACAATTTGAGTACCAGAGATTTTAAAGTTGAAAGTGATGGACTTTTTGAAGATGCTGAAAGAAGAATGGTTTCATTTAACAATACTTACGAAAGTCCTTTCCCTATGAAACTGATTAAAATTCAGAATACATCAAAGTTTACAAGTCTTACCCATAGGGATTTTTTGGGTGGAATTTTATCTCTTGGGATAGAAAGAAGCAAGATTGGTGATTTATTGGTAGATAAAGATGCTTGTTATATTCCAGTGCATGAGGATATAGAAGAGTTCATTTTATATAATATAAATAGAATTTCTAAAGTTGTTTGTAAAGCAGAAGTAATTGATAGTTTAGAACTAATTCCGAAGCATTCATTTGAAGAAGAGATCATTTTGGTTTCTTCTTTGAGAATTGATGGTGTGGTTTCTAAAATTACAAGGTTATCCAGAGCTAAAGCGCAAGCAATGATTGAACAAGGTCAGGTGCTTATAGATTACATTAAGATAAAAGATAAAAGTTATGAACTAAAAGGTGAAGAAAGAATTACAATTAGAGGTTTTGGTAAATTTATATTAGGTAATTCTATTGGAAACAGTAAGAGTGGAAGAATTAAGATTATTATAAAAAAATATACATAA
- a CDS encoding YggT family protein codes for MTYSVYMVLNLLFNLLELAIFIECIASWIPQIQGNRFVNLIHNFIYPILDPFRKLQDRFIPGLPVDFSPIFAFLVLNLLRGLIR; via the coding sequence ATGACATATAGTGTTTATATGGTTCTTAATTTGTTATTTAACTTATTGGAACTTGCTATATTCATAGAATGTATAGCTTCATGGATTCCACAAATTCAAGGAAATAGGTTTGTAAATTTAATACATAACTTTATATATCCTATTTTGGATCCTTTTAGAAAACTACAAGATAGATTTATTCCAGGACTTCCGGTTGATTTTTCACCTATATTTGCATTTTTAGTTTTGAATTTACTTAGAGGTCTTATTCGTTAG
- a CDS encoding motility protein A: MDIMTILGVIFAFGCIILGYVLSHGSILALLRGASALIVIGGTLGATTVSFPAKTVKKLPKVIVLAFKQRNIDLQQHIAYFKEVSIKTRKDGLLSLESELTSGLDPFIKKGLQMVVDGIDPASVKSILNTKLENLSSRHEDCIEMLTAAGGYAPTMGIVGTVTSLVIVLANLSDAAKMGGEIASAFVATLYGLGTANLFWLPLASKLREMNKEEIIEKEMIIEAVLLVQEGVNPNTLVSKLCSYLTEEQAKSFDNQI; this comes from the coding sequence ATGGACATTATGACAATTTTGGGTGTGATATTTGCGTTTGGCTGTATAATATTAGGGTATGTATTATCACACGGGTCAATACTCGCACTACTTAGGGGCGCTTCTGCATTAATTGTAATAGGGGGTACATTAGGAGCTACTACTGTTTCTTTTCCAGCAAAAACAGTAAAAAAACTGCCTAAAGTAATAGTTTTAGCTTTTAAGCAAAGAAATATTGACTTACAGCAACACATAGCATATTTCAAGGAAGTTTCAATTAAGACAAGAAAAGACGGCCTTTTAAGCCTAGAATCTGAATTAACAAGTGGTTTAGACCCATTTATTAAAAAAGGTCTTCAAATGGTAGTAGACGGTATTGATCCAGCTTCTGTTAAAAGCATTTTAAATACCAAACTCGAAAACCTTTCCTCAAGACACGAAGATTGCATTGAGATGTTAACTGCTGCTGGTGGATATGCTCCTACTATGGGTATCGTAGGAACAGTAACAAGTTTGGTTATAGTACTTGCTAATCTTAGTGATGCTGCTAAAATGGGTGGAGAAATTGCTTCAGCATTCGTTGCAACATTATATGGTCTTGGTACTGCAAATTTATTTTGGCTGCCTCTTGCTAGTAAGCTCAGAGAAATGAATAAAGAAGAAATCATAGAAAAAGAAATGATTATCGAGGCAGTTCTTCTTGTACAAGAAGGTGTTAACCCTAATACTTTAGTAAGTAAACTTTGTAGTTATTTAACTGAAGAACAAGCTAAGTCATTTGATAATCAAATATAG
- the mraY gene encoding phospho-N-acetylmuramoyl-pentapeptide-transferase produces the protein MGEVVNILSNYKILAPLIIGFLFAIVLGPIFIPILHKLKFGQNIRKEGPKSHQKKSGTPTMGGLIFFIATAAAILILGQKLMNKEMIMLYSFLAFGFIGFLDDILKIIHKDNLGLRAAQKMILLVVFSLALAWYGYITIGSDILIPFVNGEARILNLGILYIPFIVFYYAAVTNAVNLTDGIDGLATSVTIIVLTFFAIVSFRTKNTEITIFSVALIGALLGFLRFNAFPAKIFMGDTGSLALGGVIGTIALMLKMEIFVVIVGGIYVIETLSVIIQVTSFKLTGKRVFKMSPIHHHFEQLGWSEIKIVTVFSIITAVLCVIGFMAL, from the coding sequence ATGGGGGAAGTAGTAAACATATTAAGTAATTATAAAATTTTGGCACCGTTAATAATAGGATTTTTATTTGCAATAGTACTTGGGCCAATATTCATACCGATATTGCATAAACTGAAATTTGGGCAGAACATTAGAAAAGAAGGACCTAAAAGCCATCAGAAGAAATCGGGAACACCTACTATGGGTGGGCTTATATTCTTTATTGCAACAGCTGCTGCAATATTAATTTTGGGACAAAAGCTTATGAATAAGGAAATGATTATGCTATATTCATTTCTTGCATTTGGCTTTATAGGATTCTTAGATGATATATTAAAGATAATACATAAAGATAATTTGGGATTAAGAGCAGCACAAAAGATGATATTATTAGTTGTATTTTCATTAGCATTAGCATGGTATGGATATATAACAATAGGAAGTGATATTTTAATACCATTTGTAAATGGAGAAGCAAGAATTTTAAATTTAGGCATTTTATATATACCGTTTATAGTATTTTATTATGCAGCTGTAACAAATGCAGTAAATTTAACAGATGGAATAGATGGTCTTGCAACTTCTGTTACTATAATAGTATTAACCTTTTTTGCAATAGTAAGTTTTAGAACAAAAAATACTGAAATCACAATTTTTTCGGTAGCATTAATTGGCGCATTACTCGGATTTTTAAGGTTCAACGCTTTCCCAGCGAAAATATTCATGGGGGATACTGGTTCTCTAGCTCTTGGTGGAGTTATAGGCACAATAGCTTTAATGTTAAAAATGGAGATATTTGTAGTTATAGTAGGTGGAATATATGTTATTGAAACTTTATCTGTTATAATCCAAGTTACTTCATTTAAGTTGACTGGCAAAAGAGTGTTTAAAATGTCTCCTATACACCATCACTTTGAACAGCTTGGATGGAGTGAGATAAAGATAGTTACAGTATTCTCTATTATTACAGCAGTTTTATGTGTGATAGGTTTTATGGCACTTTAG
- a CDS encoding RluA family pseudouridine synthase yields MEKNIFVVDEKDQGIRIDKYLSEVFNDKSRSFIQGLIEKENIKVNNKIPKSNYKIKSSDEIEVIIDEPEILNVDPEDIPIGILYEDKDIIVVNKEQGMVVHPAPGNYNGTLVNALLFHCTDLSSINGVVRPGIVHRIDKDTSGVLVVAKNDESHNKLSEQLKDHSMKREYYALVEGRIKNDKGTIDKPLARSKKDRLKIGIVEGGKRAVTHYQVIERYNGYTLIKCVLETGRTHQIRVHMASIGYPLVGDPLYGFKKQRFKLKGQMLHAKTLGFIHPSKNEYIEFTTELPEYFQIILDKLRNELK; encoded by the coding sequence ATGGAAAAAAATATATTTGTTGTTGATGAAAAAGATCAAGGAATAAGAATTGATAAGTATTTATCGGAAGTTTTTAATGATAAATCAAGATCTTTTATTCAAGGACTTATAGAAAAAGAAAATATTAAGGTTAATAATAAAATTCCTAAGAGCAATTATAAGATAAAATCTTCTGATGAAATTGAGGTAATAATTGATGAACCAGAGATATTAAATGTAGATCCAGAGGATATACCAATAGGGATATTATATGAAGATAAAGACATTATAGTTGTAAATAAAGAACAAGGAATGGTAGTTCATCCTGCACCAGGTAATTATAATGGAACATTAGTAAACGCTTTACTATTTCATTGTACGGATTTATCGAGTATTAATGGAGTAGTAAGACCAGGAATAGTTCATAGAATAGATAAAGACACTTCAGGCGTTTTGGTAGTTGCTAAAAATGATGAATCTCATAATAAGCTTTCAGAGCAATTGAAGGATCATTCTATGAAAAGGGAATATTATGCGTTAGTTGAAGGCAGAATAAAAAATGATAAAGGGACTATTGATAAGCCTTTAGCTAGAAGTAAGAAGGATAGGTTAAAGATAGGAATAGTTGAAGGTGGAAAAAGGGCTGTAACTCATTACCAGGTTATTGAAAGGTATAATGGTTATACCTTAATAAAATGTGTGCTCGAGACTGGAAGGACTCATCAAATAAGAGTACATATGGCATCAATTGGGTATCCTCTAGTTGGAGATCCTTTATATGGTTTTAAGAAACAGAGATTTAAATTAAAAGGTCAAATGCTTCATGCTAAAACCTTAGGTTTTATACATCCGAGTAAAAATGAATATATAGAATTTACTACAGAACTTCCAGAATACTTTCAAATAATATTAGATAAATTAAGAAACGAATTAAAGTAA
- a CDS encoding flagellar motor protein MotB, producing MRKSSRKEKDNTERWMLSYLDFITLLMIFFLMMYAISNVDSKKAQELARSLKIAFNQGSGQNVIAISDSTNSPPDVVDDTDNPDDSSAETEKLSDIKAKVDALVNNSELKGSVTTSIQERGLIISFNDNVFFNSGEAEIKPDWQSKLISISKVLNGIDNYIHVEGHTDNVAINTNYFHSNWQLSAVRAANVVEFLITKGNVKPERLSSLGYGEYRPVQSNDTEEGRAANRRVDIVILNSKFNDSETKEN from the coding sequence ATGAGGAAAAGTTCAAGAAAAGAAAAAGATAATACTGAGAGATGGATGCTTTCTTATTTAGACTTTATAACCTTACTCATGATTTTCTTTTTAATGATGTATGCTATTTCTAATGTTGATAGCAAAAAAGCTCAGGAACTTGCAAGATCGCTAAAGATTGCTTTTAATCAAGGCAGTGGGCAAAATGTCATTGCTATATCTGATAGTACTAATTCACCTCCTGATGTAGTCGACGATACAGATAATCCTGATGATTCATCTGCTGAAACAGAAAAACTTTCTGATATAAAAGCAAAAGTTGATGCACTTGTTAATAACTCCGAATTAAAAGGAAGTGTCACTACTTCAATTCAAGAAAGAGGCCTGATAATAAGTTTTAACGATAATGTATTTTTTAATAGTGGTGAAGCAGAAATAAAGCCAGATTGGCAAAGTAAGTTAATATCTATATCAAAAGTTTTAAACGGAATCGATAATTACATACATGTTGAGGGGCATACTGACAATGTGGCCATCAACACAAACTACTTTCATTCAAACTGGCAGCTTTCAGCCGTCAGAGCGGCAAACGTGGTTGAATTTCTAATCACAAAAGGAAATGTTAAACCCGAGAGATTATCTTCTTTAGGATATGGTGAATACAGACCTGTTCAAAGCAACGATACCGAAGAAGGAAGAGCTGCCAATAGAAGAGTTGATATAGTAATTTTAAATAGCAAATTTAATGATTCAGAAACTAAAGAAAATTAA
- a CDS encoding FtsQ-type POTRA domain-containing protein: MAKLNHNKLTNTKRIKSNNKLILRLKKRRLIRKIILIGIIFAVGITIFSVKSNFFIIKKVAILGNPVMSGEDVKKNTENLIGQNILFISNKSIIEQAEKNPYVESVEISKAYPKQVNIKVTEKQGAFYIEQDGQNYVLDSDARLLEKTDDVENRSLVNLKGIELKNVDLGSKVSDDDRTLQLLNIFYQIIKSNPTNFNIDSIDVSDFMNIKVYIGKVEGRLGDDENIPDKMNKLLHIIENPNIGIVKGYVDVGFNGAPVYYKEER, translated from the coding sequence ATGGCAAAATTAAATCATAATAAGTTAACAAATACCAAACGAATAAAGAGTAATAATAAATTAATCTTAAGATTAAAAAAGAGAAGATTAATTAGAAAAATTATATTAATTGGTATAATTTTTGCTGTCGGGATAACAATTTTTTCAGTTAAATCAAATTTTTTTATAATTAAAAAAGTAGCTATTTTAGGAAATCCAGTAATGAGCGGAGAAGATGTTAAAAAAAATACAGAGAATTTGATAGGCCAAAATATTCTGTTTATAAGCAATAAAAGCATTATAGAGCAGGCAGAGAAAAATCCATATGTAGAAAGTGTTGAAATAAGCAAGGCATATCCTAAACAAGTTAATATTAAGGTGACAGAAAAACAAGGAGCTTTTTATATTGAACAAGATGGACAAAATTATGTATTAGATAGTGATGCGAGATTGTTAGAAAAAACAGATGATGTTGAAAATCGGAGTTTAGTAAATTTAAAAGGAATTGAGTTGAAAAATGTTGATTTAGGAAGCAAAGTTTCAGATGATGATCGAACATTGCAGCTTTTGAATATTTTTTATCAAATAATAAAAAGCAATCCTACTAATTTCAATATAGATTCCATTGATGTAAGTGATTTTATGAATATAAAAGTATATATAGGAAAAGTTGAAGGTAGACTAGGCGATGATGAAAACATACCTGATAAAATGAATAAGCTATTACATATAATTGAAAATCCTAATATTGGAATTGTAAAAGGATATGTAGATGTAGGCTTTAATGGAGCACCTGTATATTATAAGGAAGAAAGGTAG
- a CDS encoding DivIVA domain-containing protein, whose amino-acid sequence MKLTPMDINNKEFKKGLRGYNPDEVDEFLDEVVENYEELYKENATLKEKLTNQNEKLEHYSKIETTIQNTLLLAQNAAEQAKNSAQKEAELLLKNANEAAQKIMDKAHNDVIQINDEYEKVKQEFIKFRAKYRNFMNTQLETFDDLEKEFIKNYNISDPVDDNEAVHEELKAKEIVSDEIISKPEEEAISNHKNTSLNDELNEIKSFFVQSE is encoded by the coding sequence ATGAAGTTAACACCAATGGATATAAACAATAAAGAATTTAAAAAGGGGTTAAGAGGATACAATCCTGATGAAGTTGATGAGTTTTTAGATGAAGTAGTTGAAAATTACGAAGAACTTTATAAAGAAAATGCTACATTAAAAGAAAAACTCACAAATCAAAATGAAAAGTTAGAACATTATTCTAAGATTGAAACTACTATTCAAAATACATTGCTATTAGCCCAAAATGCAGCAGAGCAAGCTAAAAATTCGGCACAAAAAGAGGCTGAGCTGCTACTTAAGAATGCAAATGAAGCAGCACAAAAAATTATGGATAAAGCCCATAATGATGTTATACAAATTAATGATGAATACGAAAAAGTTAAGCAGGAATTTATTAAATTTAGAGCAAAATATAGAAACTTCATGAATACACAGCTCGAAACCTTTGATGACTTAGAAAAAGAATTTATTAAAAATTATAATATATCTGATCCGGTGGATGATAATGAAGCAGTGCATGAAGAATTAAAAGCAAAAGAAATAGTTTCTGATGAGATAATAAGTAAACCTGAAGAAGAGGCTATTTCGAATCATAAAAATACTTCATTAAATGATGAATTAAATGAAATAAAGAGTTTTTTTGTTCAAAGTGAATAA
- a CDS encoding YggS family pyridoxal phosphate-dependent enzyme codes for MGIKQNIEKLQSRIPKEVKLLAVSKTKPLEDLEEAYMAGMRDFGENKVQEMIKKAESFHEDVRWHMIGHLQSNKVKYLVDKVYLIHSLDSIALLNEIEKVFGKANKSVNTLIQINIGREDSKSGILEEDLYEFIRAIEQCKYVSVKGLMVIIPVGDEESNRKYFKRTKKIFDELKEKEGEYKNIRMSILSMGMTHDFMTAIEEGSNLVRIGTGIFGERNYNLGGGKNE; via the coding sequence ATGGGAATTAAACAAAATATAGAAAAATTACAATCTAGGATTCCAAAAGAGGTGAAGCTTTTAGCAGTTTCTAAGACAAAGCCGCTAGAAGATTTAGAAGAAGCATATATGGCTGGAATGAGGGATTTTGGAGAAAATAAGGTCCAAGAAATGATAAAAAAAGCAGAAAGCTTTCATGAGGATGTTAGATGGCATATGATAGGTCATCTTCAAAGTAATAAGGTTAAGTATTTAGTAGATAAAGTTTATTTAATACATTCTTTAGATAGCATTGCTCTGCTTAACGAAATAGAAAAAGTTTTTGGAAAAGCAAATAAATCTGTAAATACTCTCATTCAGATTAACATTGGAAGGGAAGATAGTAAAAGCGGAATATTAGAAGAGGACTTATATGAATTTATAAGAGCAATTGAACAGTGCAAATATGTATCTGTAAAAGGTTTAATGGTCATTATTCCAGTAGGAGATGAGGAAAGCAACAGAAAATATTTTAAGAGAACAAAAAAAATATTTGATGAGCTTAAGGAAAAAGAAGGAGAATATAAAAATATCAGGATGAGCATATTATCCATGGGAATGACTCATGATTTTATGACAGCAATAGAAGAAGGTTCTAATCTAGTTAGAATAGGAACAGGAATATTTGGGGAAAGAAATTATAATTTAGGAGGCGGAAAAAATGAGTAA
- the sepF gene encoding cell division protein SepF encodes MSNVLSKVKSLLGFEDYEDYDDYEDEEYENEMKDEEEMEPVITNKKNSKVVNIHTSSTTKVTITKPVDYEEATEICEALKNRRIVLVNTTMLELKIAQRLLDFISGSCYALGGELQQIEKGVYILSPSNVEVTNELKNELSSKAIFNWSK; translated from the coding sequence ATGAGTAACGTTTTGTCAAAGGTTAAATCTTTATTAGGATTTGAGGATTATGAGGATTATGATGATTACGAAGATGAAGAATATGAAAATGAGATGAAAGATGAAGAAGAAATGGAGCCAGTTATTACAAATAAGAAGAATAGCAAGGTTGTAAATATTCATACATCTTCAACTACAAAGGTAACAATAACTAAACCAGTTGATTATGAAGAAGCAACAGAGATTTGCGAAGCACTTAAAAACAGAAGAATAGTTTTAGTAAACACAACAATGTTAGAATTAAAAATAGCACAAAGATTATTAGACTTTATTAGTGGCTCTTGCTATGCTTTAGGAGGAGAACTGCAACAGATTGAGAAGGGTGTATATATTCTTTCGCCTTCAAACGTTGAGGTAACAAATGAATTAAAGAATGAACTTAGTTCAAAAGCAATATTTAATTGGTCTAAGTAG